A stretch of the Deltaproteobacteria bacterium CG11_big_fil_rev_8_21_14_0_20_42_23 genome encodes the following:
- the glnD gene encoding [protein-PII] uridylyltransferase has product MNSFLFYHHDVNDPSGSLKKFLHDVSALYQEKVASPDYDPLELCRFVSHSFDQIVLAFLSAHQISSSECCVLALGGYGRAEMSVSTDLDVLFLCTEKGLKKIEALLNDFLYPLWNNSVRIGGATRTLKDCEHVFMKGDVRSITAMLEHRFLWGSDELFSSFNVLLKKSFKKKKIYRQFLSSKKAEQSKRKKRYEQSLYLLEPNIKESPGALRWIHFIQWIITARAYYFPDKALPEGFRLKLIELDLIHRFYWRVRHSLHALAHKNQDRLYAGVQEDVAKWLYFQDTKLLLASEQLMKQYYQSAHFSHFLSQQIVEWFQLELEEKSFLPFFKKRKKEKLFSEKKNFSAEEMLSYFLEAKRKHKTISSSLMYQLSNNSHIITEKSWTSETKEMWRTFFSSSTPIYPLLSQLYECGHLERWFPELTPILHLLQHNGYHYYTVDAHSLRAVMELENLLQKKKGSSFLFAQSEATDLAVLRLAALFHDIGKGRGGDHSSLGSEIASQLAAKIGLDSERTKNLSWLVKSHLLMPKLAFRRDVSDLEMIKRFVQSLPTPSLLSSLYLLTIADLKAVGPGVWTDWKAKLLREFYHLCYEVCSHQGELNQEFEKRKKHLLQEVEDLSKKRSVPQTCIDSFFSQLPSKYFFSASPHIIAEHLFLFFSFKEKGGLQVECYADEKSNLTYLLLLDKDRHGLFSDACGILSYYGANIVEAKIFTSQNGCAVDSFALTAKDGSRFDLKKYINLIQSDFLHAQRDEHFLSGRLEKAFPHEKRKKFFDPREIKIEIDNDVSESDTVVEIHTYDEEGLLYNLSRALVDSKSSLHLAYIVTQVERVIDVFYIRNDEGKKITDKKQLKALRENIERRIL; this is encoded by the coding sequence ATGAATTCTTTCTTATTTTATCATCATGATGTGAATGATCCCAGTGGATCTCTGAAAAAATTTCTTCATGATGTGTCAGCCCTCTATCAAGAAAAAGTTGCATCACCAGATTATGATCCGCTTGAGCTCTGTCGTTTTGTTTCGCATTCGTTTGATCAGATTGTGTTGGCTTTCCTTTCTGCGCATCAGATTTCATCATCAGAGTGTTGTGTTCTAGCACTTGGAGGATATGGAAGAGCCGAGATGAGTGTCTCCACCGATTTGGATGTGCTCTTTTTATGCACAGAAAAGGGATTGAAAAAAATTGAAGCGCTCCTCAACGATTTTCTCTATCCTCTTTGGAATAATAGTGTGCGCATAGGTGGTGCCACCAGAACGCTTAAAGATTGTGAGCATGTGTTTATGAAGGGCGATGTCCGTTCCATTACGGCCATGCTGGAGCACCGTTTTTTATGGGGAAGCGATGAACTTTTTTCTTCTTTTAATGTACTGCTCAAAAAATCATTCAAGAAAAAAAAGATCTATCGACAATTTCTTTCCTCGAAGAAGGCAGAGCAATCAAAGCGAAAAAAAAGATATGAACAATCACTTTATTTGTTGGAGCCAAATATAAAAGAAAGCCCCGGTGCTTTGAGGTGGATTCATTTTATTCAGTGGATTATCACCGCGAGAGCATATTATTTTCCTGACAAAGCTCTTCCAGAAGGGTTTCGGCTTAAGCTGATTGAGCTAGATTTAATTCACCGTTTCTACTGGAGAGTTCGACATTCTTTGCATGCTCTTGCTCACAAAAATCAAGATCGCTTATATGCTGGTGTGCAAGAAGATGTGGCGAAATGGCTTTATTTTCAAGATACAAAACTTTTGCTGGCTTCCGAGCAACTGATGAAACAATATTACCAGTCTGCTCATTTTTCACATTTTTTATCGCAGCAAATAGTAGAATGGTTCCAACTGGAATTGGAAGAAAAAAGTTTTTTGCCATTCTTCAAAAAACGGAAAAAAGAAAAACTTTTTTCCGAGAAAAAAAACTTTTCAGCAGAAGAAATGTTAAGCTATTTTTTAGAGGCAAAGAGAAAGCATAAGACAATTTCATCATCACTGATGTATCAACTTTCAAATAATTCTCATATTATTACTGAAAAAAGTTGGACGTCCGAGACAAAAGAAATGTGGAGAACATTTTTTTCTTCATCCACGCCCATTTATCCACTGCTTTCTCAACTTTACGAATGTGGACATTTGGAAAGATGGTTTCCAGAGCTCACTCCAATTTTGCACCTTTTGCAGCATAACGGATATCACTATTACACTGTTGATGCTCATTCACTTCGAGCCGTCATGGAGTTGGAAAACTTACTTCAAAAGAAAAAAGGAAGCTCCTTTTTGTTTGCTCAATCGGAAGCAACTGATCTTGCTGTGCTTCGGCTTGCGGCTTTATTTCATGATATTGGAAAAGGAAGAGGAGGAGATCATTCCTCTCTTGGATCAGAAATAGCATCTCAACTTGCAGCTAAAATAGGATTGGATTCTGAAAGAACAAAAAATCTTTCCTGGCTTGTAAAATCGCATTTGCTCATGCCTAAGCTTGCGTTTAGAAGAGATGTTTCTGACTTGGAAATGATAAAGCGATTTGTGCAATCACTTCCAACGCCATCACTGCTTTCTTCCCTTTACCTTCTTACTATTGCAGATTTGAAAGCTGTTGGTCCAGGTGTTTGGACAGACTGGAAAGCAAAATTGTTGCGAGAATTTTATCACCTTTGCTATGAAGTGTGTTCGCATCAGGGCGAATTAAATCAAGAGTTTGAAAAAAGGAAAAAGCATTTGTTGCAAGAGGTGGAAGATCTTTCGAAGAAGAGAAGTGTGCCTCAAACATGTATCGACTCATTTTTTTCACAGTTGCCCAGCAAATATTTTTTTTCGGCTTCACCACACATTATAGCCGAACATCTTTTTTTATTTTTTTCGTTCAAAGAAAAAGGAGGACTTCAAGTAGAATGTTATGCTGATGAAAAATCAAACCTCACCTATCTTTTGCTCTTGGATAAAGATAGACACGGACTTTTTTCGGATGCTTGCGGTATTTTAAGTTATTATGGCGCAAATATTGTGGAAGCAAAAATTTTTACTTCACAAAATGGATGTGCTGTCGATTCGTTTGCGCTTACAGCAAAAGACGGTTCACGCTTCGACCTTAAAAAATATATTAACCTTATACAATCAGATTTTCTTCATGCACAACGTGATGAACACTTTCTTTCTGGGCGTTTAGAAAAAGCATTTCCACATGAAAAAAGAAAAAAGTTTTTTGATCCGCGAGAAATAAAAATTGAAATCGACAACGATGTTTCCGAAAGCGATACGGTGGTAGAAATTCATACCTACGATGAAGAAGGGTTGCTCTATAATTTATCCAGGGCTTTAGTTGATTCAAAGTCCAGCCTTCATTTGGCCTACATTGTGACTCAAGTTGAAAGAGTCATCGATGTTTTTTACATTCGAAATGACGAAGGAAAAAAAATTACAGACAAAAAACAGTTGAAAGCGTTAAGAGAAAACATCGAAAGAAGAATCTTGTGA
- a CDS encoding oligopeptide transporter, OPT family — translation MKQRAGYFPKEFGVRNQFLLQSQMFKCLKTLAFLRWSVITVRLKLDTKPRRKCMEKKVFVPFVPAEKSLPEFTFRAVLLGIVLSVVMGAANAYLGLYAGMTVAASIPAAVVSMAILRGVFRNGNILENNIVQTIASAGESLAAGIIFTVPALVLVGAWKNFEFWPTTLIAISGGLFGVGFMVPLRRALIIEEEELVFPEGVACAEVLIAGESGGASIKPILTGLSIGAVFKFCISGITYIKGSVEWAARAGNSIFFVGSDLSPALFAVGYIINLEIAALVFLGGVIGWVIGIPFLGSGGLDAAMDPLDAAWTLWSQQIRYIGVGAMLVGGIWSIIGVRHGISKSIKRLMAARYPVQEDKPVIERTDKDIPFMQLFFILLIAAVGMFFMYYHFIGTLGITLFSLSIMMICAFFFVAVSSYIVGLVGTSNNPVSGMTICTLLGTAGLFLLLGFEGIQASLVTLGVASVVCCAAATAGDVSQDLKSGSLVGASPFKMQWAQIIGVVAAAFVLAPVLTLLHKAYGIGTGLKAPQATLFASIVNAMFGSGKMPWGMVQIGMLVGVALIVANEWLKKTGSRFRTHVMPVAIGIYLPFTLSVPIFLGGLLRTIIEKQFGKKLSETDSMHDYGVLFSSGLIAGESLIGIVIAILIGGNFGFPLSRENGNLSSSLLFAAVIVVFYLLKRNYVRKH, via the coding sequence ATGAAGCAAAGGGCTGGCTATTTCCCCAAAGAGTTTGGTGTTCGTAACCAATTCCTTCTGCAAAGTCAAATGTTCAAGTGTTTAAAAACGCTTGCCTTTTTGAGATGGAGTGTTATCACCGTCCGACTTAAACTGGACACCAAACCGAGGAGAAAATGCATGGAAAAAAAAGTCTTTGTGCCATTTGTTCCAGCAGAAAAGAGCCTTCCAGAGTTTACCTTTAGAGCAGTTTTGCTGGGAATTGTGCTTTCGGTTGTCATGGGAGCTGCCAATGCCTATCTTGGCCTGTATGCGGGAATGACGGTTGCTGCTTCCATCCCAGCCGCAGTTGTTTCTATGGCCATTCTTCGAGGCGTTTTTAGAAACGGAAATATTCTCGAGAACAACATTGTTCAAACCATTGCCAGTGCTGGCGAAAGCTTAGCTGCTGGAATTATTTTTACGGTTCCCGCTTTAGTTTTGGTGGGCGCATGGAAAAATTTTGAATTTTGGCCTACAACCCTCATTGCTATTTCCGGTGGATTATTTGGAGTTGGATTTATGGTTCCCCTCCGTCGTGCGCTGATCATAGAAGAGGAAGAACTCGTCTTCCCTGAAGGCGTTGCGTGCGCAGAGGTGCTCATTGCAGGGGAGAGTGGCGGCGCCAGCATTAAACCTATTCTTACGGGGCTTTCCATTGGCGCCGTGTTTAAATTTTGCATTTCAGGCATCACCTATATCAAAGGTTCTGTTGAGTGGGCTGCCAGAGCTGGCAATTCCATTTTCTTTGTGGGAAGTGATTTGTCACCTGCGTTATTTGCGGTGGGCTACATCATCAATCTCGAAATTGCAGCGCTTGTTTTTCTAGGTGGGGTGATTGGATGGGTGATTGGGATTCCTTTTTTGGGAAGTGGTGGGCTTGACGCTGCAATGGATCCTCTTGATGCGGCCTGGACGCTGTGGAGCCAGCAAATTCGTTACATCGGCGTTGGCGCCATGCTTGTGGGTGGTATTTGGTCTATCATTGGCGTGCGACACGGCATTTCAAAAAGCATCAAAAGGCTCATGGCTGCTCGTTATCCGGTGCAAGAAGATAAGCCGGTGATTGAAAGAACAGATAAAGACATTCCTTTTATGCAGTTGTTTTTCATTTTGTTGATTGCGGCAGTTGGGATGTTTTTTATGTATTACCATTTCATCGGCACTCTTGGAATCACGCTCTTTTCTTTAAGTATTATGATGATTTGCGCGTTCTTCTTTGTTGCTGTTTCAAGTTACATTGTGGGATTGGTGGGAACTTCCAATAACCCCGTTTCAGGTATGACCATTTGTACTTTGTTGGGAACAGCTGGTTTGTTTTTGCTCTTGGGTTTCGAAGGCATTCAGGCAAGTCTTGTTACGCTTGGAGTTGCAAGCGTAGTGTGTTGTGCTGCTGCTACGGCAGGTGACGTGTCTCAAGATTTGAAATCGGGTTCTCTTGTTGGGGCATCGCCCTTCAAAATGCAGTGGGCTCAGATAATAGGAGTTGTTGCCGCAGCATTTGTTTTAGCGCCCGTGCTAACCCTTCTTCACAAAGCTTATGGCATTGGAACAGGGTTGAAAGCGCCTCAAGCAACGCTGTTTGCAAGTATCGTCAATGCAATGTTTGGAAGCGGCAAAATGCCTTGGGGTATGGTTCAGATTGGAATGCTTGTTGGAGTAGCATTGATTGTTGCAAATGAATGGCTGAAAAAAACAGGTTCACGTTTTAGAACGCATGTGATGCCAGTTGCTATTGGAATTTACTTGCCGTTTACGCTTTCGGTTCCCATTTTTCTCGGTGGCCTCTTGCGTACGATCATTGAAAAGCAGTTTGGCAAAAAGCTTTCAGAAACAGACAGCATGCATGATTACGGTGTCTTGTTTAGTTCGGGACTTATAGCCGGTGAGTCTCTTATTGGAATTGTGATTGCTATTTTAATAGGAGGAAATTTTGGTTTTCCTCTTTCTCGCGAAAATGGAAACCTAAGCTCATCACTTCTTTTCGCGGCGGTGATTGTAGTGTTTTACCTTCTCAAACGAAATTATGTTAGAAAACATTAA
- a CDS encoding tRNA (N6-isopentenyl adenosine(37)-C2)-methylthiotransferase MiaB, giving the protein MDSQKKVYLKTFGCQMNEHDSQAMLNMLKRQGYQTVSKAEDADLILYNTCTIREKAYHKAMSDLGRAKEHKKLRDDVQIGITGCAAQQGKEDIARRFKHVDFILGPDQLLQLPSLAGREKSQKAYVATELINDSKNYEFLDVVPDHDVEGSTAFVSIMKGCNCKCSYCIVPAVRGREVYRTGKEVVDDIKRLVDRGVKEVMLLGQNVASYRDPLYGDAAIAPIAGTGNQPRSLAALIRLIADNTNIERIRFTSPHPRDIEDTLIEAYRDVEKLCGQIHLPAQSGSNAMLKRMRRGYTREHYLNIVEKVRAARPGIAISTDLIVGFCGETDEEFQDSLSLLREVQYDALFAFSYSERPGTYATSSLQDDVPEKVKKARLKELLQLDQVISFEKNKQLVGKVVSTLVTGFDKHGHGKLQGRADDNRLIHFQGDRSLIGSIVPVMLTEARGNSLEGELLFNDHSREYHHIRVNSCN; this is encoded by the coding sequence ATGGATTCACAAAAGAAAGTTTATCTCAAAACATTTGGTTGCCAAATGAACGAACACGATAGCCAAGCCATGCTCAATATGTTGAAAAGGCAAGGGTATCAAACTGTTTCCAAGGCGGAAGATGCAGATCTCATTTTGTACAATACCTGCACTATCCGAGAAAAAGCTTACCACAAGGCGATGAGTGATTTGGGAAGAGCTAAGGAACACAAAAAACTTCGTGACGATGTGCAAATTGGAATTACAGGATGCGCCGCTCAGCAAGGAAAAGAAGATATTGCTCGCAGATTTAAGCATGTCGATTTTATTTTGGGGCCAGATCAATTGCTTCAGCTTCCAAGTCTTGCGGGCAGAGAAAAAAGTCAAAAAGCTTATGTTGCAACCGAGCTGATCAACGATTCAAAAAACTACGAGTTTTTAGATGTTGTTCCAGATCATGATGTAGAAGGTTCAACCGCTTTTGTTTCCATTATGAAAGGCTGCAACTGTAAATGTAGCTACTGCATTGTTCCAGCCGTTCGTGGGCGAGAAGTTTACCGTACAGGAAAAGAAGTGGTTGATGATATCAAAAGGTTGGTGGACCGTGGAGTAAAAGAGGTAATGTTGCTTGGTCAAAACGTAGCATCTTATCGTGATCCTCTTTACGGTGATGCTGCCATTGCACCCATTGCTGGCACTGGAAACCAACCCAGAAGTTTAGCAGCACTTATTCGGCTCATTGCGGACAACACCAATATTGAACGCATTCGTTTTACCTCTCCACATCCACGTGACATTGAAGATACTCTCATCGAGGCTTACCGCGATGTTGAAAAACTATGTGGCCAAATTCATTTACCTGCGCAATCAGGAAGTAACGCAATGTTGAAGCGCATGCGAAGAGGTTACACGCGAGAGCATTATTTAAACATTGTTGAAAAAGTGAGAGCAGCTAGACCTGGCATTGCCATCAGCACAGATCTTATTGTAGGTTTTTGTGGCGAAACCGATGAAGAATTTCAAGACAGTTTGAGTTTGCTTCGCGAAGTGCAATACGATGCTTTGTTTGCTTTTTCTTATTCCGAGCGCCCGGGAACCTATGCTACAAGCTCATTGCAGGATGACGTTCCAGAAAAAGTAAAAAAAGCCAGGCTAAAAGAATTGCTTCAACTTGATCAAGTTATTTCGTTTGAAAAAAATAAGCAGCTTGTGGGAAAAGTGGTTTCAACTTTAGTGACTGGTTTCGATAAGCATGGACATGGAAAGCTTCAAGGAAGAGCTGATGACAATCGCCTCATTCATTTCCAAGGTGATCGTTCGCTCATTGGAAGTATTGTTCCGGTGATGCTTACAGAAGCAAGAGGCAATTCACTTGAGGGCGAGCTTCTTTTTAATGATCATTCTCGTGAATATCATCATATTCGCGTTAACAGTTGCAACTAG
- a CDS encoding gamma carbonic anhydrase family protein, protein MKIDFHHHSPQIEQDVFVAPTATLIGQVTLASGSSVLFGAVLRGDSNTISIGQHSNVQDLCVLHVDGKHKLSVGEYVSLGHKALLHGCTIGNRVLVGMGAIIMNGVEIGDDCIIAAGALIPEGKKIPSGSLVIGMPGKVAREITAEEKVSIVDNAKHYVQLSKTYSTLLKA, encoded by the coding sequence ATGAAAATAGATTTTCATCACCATAGTCCTCAGATTGAGCAAGACGTTTTTGTTGCTCCCACAGCGACCCTTATTGGCCAAGTTACGTTGGCAAGTGGTTCGAGTGTTTTGTTTGGAGCAGTGTTGCGGGGAGATTCAAACACCATCAGCATTGGCCAGCATTCAAATGTTCAAGATCTTTGTGTGTTGCACGTTGATGGAAAGCATAAGTTATCTGTTGGTGAATATGTTTCGCTTGGGCACAAAGCATTATTGCATGGATGCACCATTGGAAACAGAGTTCTGGTAGGTATGGGCGCCATCATCATGAACGGAGTAGAAATAGGTGATGACTGCATTATTGCAGCTGGTGCTCTTATTCCAGAGGGAAAAAAAATCCCATCCGGTTCACTTGTTATAGGCATGCCAGGAAAAGTAGCCAGAGAAATTACTGCAGAAGAAAAAGTATCTATTGTAGATAATGCAAAACATTATGTACAACTTTCAAAGACGTATTCCACGCTGTTGAAGGCATAA
- the tilS gene encoding tRNA lysidine(34) synthetase TilS codes for MLYPRFKHFIEQKKMFSLGETLVVGASAGVDSMVLFDLLLKLSHVWKLKLVLVHVNYKLRGEHSDLDEMLVQEKANAASVPFFRFTHTEKSEGNFQEKARTFRRSKMEEVLDQQNAACIALAHHQNDQAETFLLRLLRGTGLKGLGGMKGSSLSKSGKKYIRPLLPFTREEIEAYAEEHKIAYRHDASNDDVSYKRNWIRHEVLQQLKQANPKIVNHLSHLSSQLREDEEALEYYVEAALQKVSISEDFGKCSLKREIYNSLPKAIRLRLSAAVFQKLFLESAILSADHREKIDHIALRKEGGKAQYFLPLNVLFTRDHEKIYFQKENVSE; via the coding sequence ATGTTATATCCACGTTTCAAGCATTTTATTGAACAAAAAAAAATGTTCTCACTTGGGGAAACGCTTGTAGTTGGTGCGTCCGCGGGTGTTGACTCGATGGTGCTTTTTGATTTGCTCTTGAAATTATCTCACGTTTGGAAGCTTAAGCTTGTTCTTGTTCATGTAAATTACAAACTTCGCGGGGAACATTCCGATCTCGATGAAATGCTGGTTCAGGAAAAAGCAAATGCAGCTTCTGTTCCTTTTTTTAGGTTCACTCATACTGAAAAAAGTGAAGGAAACTTTCAGGAAAAGGCCAGAACATTTCGAAGAAGCAAAATGGAAGAAGTGCTCGATCAGCAAAACGCAGCCTGTATTGCACTTGCGCATCATCAAAATGATCAGGCCGAAACCTTTCTTCTTCGTCTTTTGCGCGGAACTGGGCTTAAAGGCTTGGGAGGAATGAAAGGAAGTTCTCTTTCAAAAAGTGGAAAAAAATACATCCGGCCACTACTGCCATTTACTCGTGAGGAAATTGAAGCCTATGCAGAAGAACATAAAATTGCATATCGTCACGATGCTTCAAATGATGATGTTTCCTACAAAAGAAATTGGATTCGACATGAAGTTTTGCAGCAATTAAAACAAGCCAATCCAAAAATTGTGAATCACTTGTCTCATCTTTCCTCACAACTACGTGAAGATGAAGAGGCGCTAGAATACTATGTTGAAGCGGCTTTGCAGAAGGTGAGTATTTCGGAAGACTTTGGAAAGTGTAGCCTAAAAAGGGAGATTTACAATTCCCTCCCAAAGGCGATTCGTCTACGGTTGTCGGCAGCGGTTTTTCAAAAGCTTTTTTTAGAATCTGCCATACTCAGCGCTGATCATCGCGAAAAAATTGACCATATTGCACTGCGTAAAGAAGGTGGAAAAGCTCAATACTTTCTTCCTCTTAATGTTCTTTTTACTCGCGATCATGAAAAAATATACTTCCAAAAAGAGAACGTATCTGAGTAA
- a CDS encoding cell division protein FtsH — translation MKKNDKKNGKNNRPFSGGKKTIAFWLVIFLLMLSVFHFMNEPLVSAHKLGFSEFMSAVKNGEVEQVTIQEDVYSGKYKSGAQFETVGPINSEKALATFEENNVAVNYVKMAEVSIWQHLLSWLPLILLFGFFFFSMRQIQVGGGKAMGFGRSKAKLLNESQKRVTFNDVAGVEEAKEELEEIVAFLKDPKKFTRLGGRIPKGVLLMGSPGTGKTLLAKAIAGEARVPFFSISGSDFVEMFVGVGASRVRDLFEQGKKNAPCIIFIDEIDAVGRHRGAGIGGGHDEREQTLNQLLVEMDGFESNEGVIIMAATNRPDVLDPALLRAGRFDRRITVSRPDLKGRFEILKVHTRNKPLDINADLEVLARGTPGFSGADLENVVNEAALIAARYNKNAITIEDLELAKDKVLMGSERKSMIVSEDEKKNTAYHEAGHALVAKMIPGTDPLHKVTIIPRGMALGLTQQLPVDERYTQNKTYCYNTIAILMGGRAAEQLIFSEPTTGAGNDIERATDLAHKMVCEWGMSEKLGPLAFGKKEEQVFLGKEMGHQKNYSDTTAQVIDEEVHSIVRDGYDKAFKILTDNKKQLEDLAIALLEHESLDADQIDRVVKGEKLAADQKPVQRESNPEKKMNKPSKIRNLIPDPGKA, via the coding sequence ATGAAAAAAAATGATAAAAAAAATGGTAAAAACAACCGCCCCTTTTCTGGAGGGAAAAAAACCATAGCTTTTTGGCTGGTGATTTTCCTGCTGATGCTTTCTGTTTTTCACTTTATGAATGAACCGCTTGTTTCTGCTCACAAGCTTGGATTTTCAGAGTTCATGTCGGCGGTTAAAAATGGTGAAGTTGAACAAGTGACCATTCAAGAAGATGTGTACTCTGGAAAATACAAATCTGGTGCGCAATTTGAAACCGTTGGTCCAATCAACAGTGAAAAAGCCCTTGCTACGTTTGAAGAAAATAACGTTGCGGTCAATTATGTAAAAATGGCCGAAGTTTCCATTTGGCAACATCTCCTTTCCTGGCTTCCTTTAATTTTACTCTTTGGATTTTTCTTTTTCTCGATGCGGCAAATTCAAGTGGGTGGCGGAAAAGCGATGGGCTTTGGCAGAAGCAAGGCTAAGCTTTTAAACGAAAGCCAAAAACGAGTTACGTTCAATGATGTTGCAGGAGTTGAAGAAGCTAAAGAAGAACTTGAAGAAATAGTAGCCTTTTTGAAAGATCCCAAAAAATTTACGCGTCTCGGAGGAAGGATTCCAAAAGGTGTTCTGCTGATGGGCAGTCCAGGAACAGGAAAAACGCTCTTGGCCAAAGCTATTGCCGGCGAAGCGCGTGTTCCATTTTTTTCCATTTCGGGTTCAGATTTTGTAGAAATGTTTGTAGGTGTGGGTGCATCTCGAGTTCGAGATTTATTTGAGCAAGGAAAGAAAAATGCGCCGTGCATTATTTTCATCGACGAAATTGATGCCGTGGGAAGACACCGTGGCGCAGGCATTGGCGGTGGTCATGATGAACGTGAACAAACCTTGAATCAACTTCTCGTTGAAATGGACGGCTTCGAATCAAATGAAGGTGTTATCATTATGGCTGCTACAAACAGACCAGATGTGCTCGATCCTGCTTTGCTGCGCGCAGGCCGTTTTGATAGACGTATTACCGTTTCCCGCCCAGATCTAAAGGGAAGATTTGAAATCTTAAAAGTGCACACCAGAAATAAGCCACTTGATATCAACGCAGACCTCGAAGTGCTGGCACGCGGTACACCAGGTTTTTCTGGAGCTGATTTGGAAAACGTGGTGAACGAAGCTGCACTCATTGCTGCTCGCTACAACAAAAATGCTATCACCATTGAAGATTTAGAACTTGCCAAAGATAAAGTGCTTATGGGCAGCGAACGTAAAAGCATGATTGTCTCAGAAGATGAGAAGAAAAATACTGCATATCATGAAGCTGGCCATGCTCTGGTAGCCAAAATGATCCCAGGAACAGATCCTCTGCACAAAGTTACCATCATCCCGCGCGGAATGGCTCTGGGTCTTACTCAGCAGCTTCCGGTTGATGAACGATATACGCAAAACAAAACCTATTGTTATAATACCATTGCTATCCTTATGGGAGGAAGAGCAGCTGAACAATTAATTTTCTCCGAACCCACAACTGGTGCTGGAAATGACATCGAGCGTGCGACCGATCTTGCACACAAAATGGTATGCGAATGGGGAATGAGTGAAAAGTTGGGGCCACTTGCTTTTGGAAAAAAAGAAGAGCAGGTTTTTTTGGGCAAAGAAATGGGACATCAAAAAAATTACAGCGATACAACAGCACAAGTCATAGATGAGGAAGTGCATTCTATCGTTCGAGATGGATATGATAAAGCGTTTAAAATTTTAACGGACAATAAAAAACAACTTGAAGATTTGGCAATAGCTCTTCTTGAGCATGAGTCACTTGATGCAGATCAAATTGATAGAGTTGTAAAGGGTGAGAAACTCGCGGCAGATCAAAAGCCTGTTCAGCGAGAAAGTAATCCTGAAAAAAAAATGAATAAGCCAAGTAAAATTAGAAATCTTATTCCGGATCCTGGTAAAGCTTAA
- the folP gene encoding dihydropteroate synthase: MRIGTLNTETKKYILLGVLNVTPDSFSDGGSFLKPEKALDHAKKLLEAGVDIIDIGAESSRPGSDSVSCDEEQRRLLPIVEGIRSFSSIPLSIDTTKSKVAKKALECGANMINDISAGLHDQQMFEVVRQYEVPICLMHMRGTPKTMQENLNYEDVVREVFAFLQSRMQLAMEAGIKKENIMLDPGIGFGKSAEDDVRLLQNIESFLELSQNILIGTSKKKFMGKLLHLALEQREESTLATLSFAWKKGAKFLRVHDVEKAKRYLDMYCLLEGEG; this comes from the coding sequence ATGCGCATAGGTACACTGAATACAGAAACCAAAAAGTATATTTTATTAGGGGTCCTTAATGTGACCCCTGATTCTTTTTCGGATGGAGGTTCTTTTCTCAAGCCTGAGAAAGCCCTTGATCACGCAAAAAAACTGCTTGAAGCAGGAGTTGATATTATCGATATCGGTGCAGAATCATCCAGACCAGGAAGTGATTCTGTTTCATGCGATGAAGAGCAAAGACGCTTGCTGCCTATAGTTGAGGGGATTCGATCTTTTTCCTCAATTCCACTTTCGATCGATACCACCAAAAGTAAAGTGGCCAAAAAAGCTCTAGAGTGTGGTGCCAATATGATCAACGACATTAGCGCCGGCCTTCATGACCAGCAAATGTTCGAAGTGGTAAGGCAGTATGAAGTTCCCATTTGTTTAATGCATATGCGAGGAACTCCAAAAACGATGCAAGAAAATCTGAACTACGAAGATGTGGTGAGAGAGGTGTTTGCTTTTTTGCAATCAAGAATGCAGCTTGCGATGGAAGCTGGAATAAAAAAAGAAAATATCATGCTTGATCCTGGAATTGGTTTTGGGAAATCAGCTGAAGATGATGTGAGACTACTACAAAATATTGAAAGTTTTTTAGAACTTTCTCAAAATATTTTGATTGGAACTTCAAAAAAGAAATTTATGGGAAAACTCTTACATCTCGCTCTTGAACAACGTGAAGAATCAACATTGGCTACACTTTCTTTTGCTTGGAAAAAGGGAGCAAAATTTTTAAGAGTGCATGATGTTGAAAAAGCAAAGCGCTACTTAGACATGTATTGTCTACTTGAAGGAGAAGGATAA